The following are from one region of the Capsicum annuum cultivar UCD-10X-F1 chromosome 1, UCD10Xv1.1, whole genome shotgun sequence genome:
- the LOC124885489 gene encoding uncharacterized protein LOC124885489: MLSSTFELLNQANSLNSFVAFIFCNLIIVILLVNNSNNSKNSDNKHVPLSKSYVNKSNCSILDKNDKVTNAIQATTNIKLVAETRDDEEEDDELTRKVEEFIQKMK, from the exons ATGTTGAGTTCAACATTTGAGTTGCTCAATCAAGCAAACTCCCTAAATTCTTTTGTTGCCTTCATTTTTTGCAATTTGATCATTGTCATCCTACTAGTTAATAATAGTAACAACTCAAAAAATAGTGACAACAAACATGTTCCACTTTCCAAGTCTTATGTGAACAAAAGTAATTGTTCTATTTTGGACAAGAACGATAAGGTAACAAATGCAATTCAAGCAACCACCAATATAAAGTTGGTGGCAGAGACAAGGGACGACGAGGAAGAAGATGACGAGCTAACAAGAAAAGTTGAAGAATTTATTCAGAAG atGAAATAA